Sequence from the Pseudoalteromonas espejiana DSM 9414 genome:
TGTTAAATGATACAGCAGAGCCTGTAGAAGTAATTACTGAACCAGTGGCAAGTACTGGGCAATAGTGATAAACATAAGTAAGCAACAACGCGGCTACTTATAGCCGCGTTTTTGTTTTAAATACGAGAGTAAATTAATGATTGATGTAGCAGCGCTTGCGGTTTTTATTCCTACGTTCTTTTTTGTGTCTATCACGCCTGGTATGTGTATGACGCTTGCCATGACACTCGGCATGAGCATAGGTGTGCGCCGAACCTTATGGATGATGATAGGCGAGCTATTAGGGGTTGCGAGTGTTGCCATTGCTGCGGTACTCGGTGTTGCAAGTGTAATGCTAAATTACCCAGATGCGTTCGCTATTTTAAAATGGGTAGGTGGCGGCTATTTAATTTATATTGGCGTAAATATGTGGCGCGCTAAAGGTAAAATGTCCATTAATACACAAAGCCCAAGCGATGTAAGCCGCCAGTCGCTTTTTACGCAAGGCTTTGTAACGGCCATTGCAAACCCTAAAGGGTGGGCGTTTATGATCTCACTATTGCCGCCCTTTATTAGTGTACAGCACGCAGTAGCCCCCCAACTTTTAGTGCTTGTATTAGTTATTATGGTAAGCGAATTTGTATGTATGCTTGCCTATGCAACAGGCGGTAAAAGCCTGCGCTTGTTTTTAGCGCGTGGTGATAATATTAAATGGATGAACCGTATTGCTGGTAGCTTAATGGGACTAGTAGGCGTGTGGTTAGCATTGGGCTAACTCTCAAGGTTGATGATAAGCTTGGGAGGGTGATATTTTTACAGAACAAGGTGTTTTTTAACCTTAAATTAAGTAAATAGAGCTATTACACAAAAATGAGCCAAAAGTATTAACCTAAGCTGAACACCTTGTCGTAGTTACATTTGTTGCTTTTTTTTATGAGTAATTAAATTGTCTTTATTTTTTTGTGTTGCATTTTTTTATAAATTCGATAATTCTAGTTACATATTCAAGGAAGAATAAATCAAGTCAACAGCTTAGCTTTGTGCTTTCTTGCCTTTTTAACGTACAAGGAATTACCTCATGAAAAAAGCTATTTTATCTGCAGTTATCTTCGCCCCCCTTTTTGCCGGTTGTGTATCGACTACCGATACAAGTACAGTTGCTAATTTAGACAGAAATGCAGCGGTCGCAGAATTAACAACTCGTATGGACACTTTAGGTTATTCTCACCCGGTAACAGTTCAAGTCGGTATTGACGAATTTTTAAACATGTCGGCAATTATACTTGAGCGTCAACGTAAAGTTATGGGTGAATATCGCACTCAAACAGATAACTACCGTGATGTACAAGCCTTTTTATATGCCCATCAAGAATCTACACCTGAACAGCTTCAATCAGCTATTGCTGAATTTGATGCTGGTGCAAAAAATAAAGATGAAGAAATTGGTCATAAAATCGCAGCTTATAATTTGGCGAATGAGGGAATTTATCAGCAAAATGTTGAACTTGCGACTGATTTAACTGTTGAAATAGCTAAGTCAGCTTATATTTTAAGCCAGCACAGCACTGCTATAGCGCAAGTTACAGCTGTGAAGATGGGTGGAAAATACTTAACCAATTGGCTATCAAGTGAGGAAGAAAATACGGATGCTCCAACAGAAGAAGATCCTAAAGACATAGGCACTGCACTTATTAAAGCAAAAGATCAGCTTGCATTAGCACTTGAAGCTAATGAAATTATAGAGCTTGAGCAAGCAACAATTACAGCTATAAATGAGCTACAACTTGAGCAAGAAGCGAAAGGCTAATGAAAACGAGCATTTTTGCTTTTTTAATAGCATTTGCTTTTAGTTGTTCTGCTCAAAACTGGCCTGATTGGGTAACCCAACCGCAAAAAAGTGATGAATATATTACTGCGGTTGGCATAGGTGAAAGTCGCTTAGCTGCAAAGCAAGCGGCTTTAGCCGATATTATCACTCAATTAAGTGTTGATGTAAGTACGCAGCAACTACAAAAGCTAACAAAGCAGGATAACCAATCAAGCAACTATTTTGAACAAGCAACTACTTTAACTAGCTTACCGTTTACATTGACTGGGCTAGAGGAACTTAATGCGCTTGAGGAAAATAACTTATTTGCTTTAAAAGTGGGTGTTAAGAAATCGATTTTAATAAAAAACCTTAAATCTGATTTATCAAAGTTATCTCGTATTTCTACGCCAAAAAACAACACCGAGCAGCGCTTTATTTGGGCGCTTAAAAATAGTGGTGAACTTAATGTTGCGACAAAAAAATTAGCAATATTAGAGCACCTTTCCGGGCCTAAGTTATTTATTCAATCGACTTTAAATAATTTATTAAATGAGCAAGCAAAAGCATTGAGTGCTATTTCTTGCGATGTGATAGGTGCTAATAATATTAGCGCGATTAAATCTGCACTCAATAATGCACTCCCTCATAGCGGCGATACACGCTTATGGGTGCGCCCTCAAATACGCTGGCAGTATGCTAAATCTAATAATAAATACTCTGCCAAAGCTATTTTAACTCTAGCGCTTACGCGTAGTTCAACCCCTTTTAAAGTGTTATTGCAACAGGAACTTGTTGCGCAAGAAAGCGCTGCAACACAAGAAAATGCAAAGCAAAAAGCAATTAATAATTTAGTACAACAACTTAAAGCGCCTGCAAGCGATTGGCTGTTTGATATTTAGGAATAAAAATGAAATTAATAAAAAATTTAACTTTATCAGCATTAACACTTGCCCTAATAGCTGGTTGTAACTCTACACCAAAACAAGGGAGCTCTACTCAACAGGGTAATGTGAGTAATAATGCTTCTAATGTTGTTATAGCTAAAAGTGCATATATATTTAATGACGCAGATATAGCTATGCCAGCGTATTTTGATACACAAGGTTTAGAGCGTTGTACGTTTGATGTAAATAATGAAACCGATAGTTGCCCACTTAAAAAACCCATAGTACGCATGTACTTTGACTTAGCAGGCGTGAGTGGTAGTGGCATAGGCGTTGATGCAATGCGTGAGTTTGATAATCAAAATTTATTGCTTATGCTCGAAAATCAATTTGCAGGTATTAACCGCTTCAGAATAGTAACGCGTGATGATGATGCTATTTCAAAAGAGCAGCAATTAATTTTACAACAGCAAGGCGTAAAAACAGCAGCTAAACGCGCTGAAGTTAAGGCGTTGATCCCCGATTTTGTCGTAAAAATTGATTCACTAAGAACGCTAAAAACTGAAGGAGCGATCACAGATTGGGCCGATTATACATTAGAGCTGACAACTGGCGTTATAAACCCACAAACACGTGAAAAGCTATCTCATCCTAATTTAGGTAAAATTCGTGTTAAATCAGAAGATGTACGTGATCGCTCAGAGTTAAAATTTACAACTGTAAGCGGACGCTATGCAGCGGGTTTCCATTTTGATCAAAGTGCCCATGTTAATGCAGTGCTTAGTGATATGGGATCGCGCGGTATTGATATTTTACTTACACGTATGTTGAGTGAAATGCCAGCAACAGCGCAAGTGTTAGGTATTAAAGGAAATAAAATTAGTTTAGATCGTGGCCAAAATGCGGGTGTATTACCTAATGAAACAATGATCGTTTTTAGCTATGAAGCTGGATTTGTTGAGCCAATTGGCGTTGCAAATGTAAATCCTTCACGCAGTAGCGCAAATGGTGAAATTATTCGCTGGAAAGACTCTAATGCAGCAGATGATGTTAAAAATAAAGCTAAAAATGGTATTTATCGACCATCAAATGGATCAAAAATATTTGCTGTTTCTGTAGGAACTCCTGCTGACTTTTTGGAGAATAGAACATGATCAAAAAGCTTGGCTTATTAGCATTATGCTCTTTGAGTGCACAAGCTCAAGTGGATGTATTAGCTGATGGTACGCTACAAACTCAGGCGTGTGCATATGGACGAGGCGCTACGGCTATTTCGGGTGCAAAAGCTCAGGCTAGTGCTGAGCTTATAAGTTTTATTAAAGGTAATAAAAGCCTTACAACCCAAAGTGCGCAGCAACATTTAACAACAAGTTTAGATAATGATGCCGCCAGCTTATATGAGCAGCAACGCACTTCGATGATTGAAGGTTTGAGTGCCGGTGCCGTTCCTTTAAATTACTCAACACCTACGCTTAGCGGAAACGACACGTGC
This genomic interval carries:
- a CDS encoding LysE family translocator, yielding MIDVAALAVFIPTFFFVSITPGMCMTLAMTLGMSIGVRRTLWMMIGELLGVASVAIAAVLGVASVMLNYPDAFAILKWVGGGYLIYIGVNMWRAKGKMSINTQSPSDVSRQSLFTQGFVTAIANPKGWAFMISLLPPFISVQHAVAPQLLVLVLVIMVSEFVCMLAYATGGKSLRLFLARGDNIKWMNRIAGSLMGLVGVWLALG
- a CDS encoding LPP20 family lipoprotein, whose product is MKTSIFAFLIAFAFSCSAQNWPDWVTQPQKSDEYITAVGIGESRLAAKQAALADIITQLSVDVSTQQLQKLTKQDNQSSNYFEQATTLTSLPFTLTGLEELNALEENNLFALKVGVKKSILIKNLKSDLSKLSRISTPKNNTEQRFIWALKNSGELNVATKKLAILEHLSGPKLFIQSTLNNLLNEQAKALSAISCDVIGANNISAIKSALNNALPHSGDTRLWVRPQIRWQYAKSNNKYSAKAILTLALTRSSTPFKVLLQQELVAQESAATQENAKQKAINNLVQQLKAPASDWLFDI